The Streptomyces kanamyceticus genome window below encodes:
- a CDS encoding 4Fe-4S dicluster domain-containing protein → MTTTGATAVLDRSGLTALVTELTAEGRTVVGPTVRDGAIVLAELDSAEQLPYGWGVELEAGHYRLRRREDGAAFAHSAGPQSWKNFLHPQRERLWSADRAPDGTVAISAEAADRPSYAFLGVRPCDLRAIAIQDRVLTGGRYQDGGYQERRRGAFLIAAECTEPGATCFCVSMGSGPGADTGFDLALTEVVDDGGHRFFVRVGSAAGAELLARVPHRAADATTQDAALAAVSGAVDKMGRAMPPVSLRQLMGSSLAAERWDDVASRCLTCGNCTMVCPTCFCATTEEVTDLTGDHEERWQRWDSCFDLDFSYVHGGPVRSSGRSRYRQWLTHKLGTWHDQFDSSGCVGCGRCIVWCPVGIDITEEVEALKEESER, encoded by the coding sequence ATGACGACCACCGGAGCCACGGCAGTCCTCGACCGGAGCGGGCTGACCGCCCTCGTCACGGAGCTGACGGCCGAGGGCCGTACCGTCGTCGGACCCACCGTCCGCGACGGTGCGATCGTCCTCGCCGAACTCGATTCGGCCGAACAACTCCCGTACGGCTGGGGCGTGGAACTGGAGGCCGGGCACTACCGACTGCGGCGCCGCGAGGACGGGGCCGCCTTCGCGCACTCCGCGGGACCGCAGTCCTGGAAGAACTTCCTGCATCCGCAGCGCGAGCGGCTGTGGAGCGCGGACCGCGCCCCCGACGGAACGGTGGCCATCAGTGCCGAGGCCGCCGACCGGCCGTCGTACGCCTTCCTCGGAGTGCGGCCCTGTGATCTGCGGGCCATCGCGATCCAGGACCGGGTGCTGACGGGCGGCCGGTATCAGGACGGCGGCTATCAGGAGCGCCGGAGGGGAGCCTTCCTGATAGCCGCTGAGTGCACCGAGCCCGGCGCGACCTGCTTCTGCGTCTCCATGGGCAGCGGTCCCGGCGCCGACACCGGATTCGATCTCGCACTCACCGAGGTCGTCGACGACGGCGGCCACCGCTTCTTCGTACGCGTGGGCAGTGCGGCGGGCGCGGAACTGCTCGCCAGGGTCCCGCACCGTGCGGCCGACGCGACGACACAGGATGCGGCCCTCGCCGCGGTCTCCGGGGCCGTCGACAAGATGGGCCGGGCCATGCCGCCGGTGAGCCTGCGGCAGCTGATGGGATCGAGCCTTGCGGCCGAACGCTGGGACGACGTGGCTTCGCGCTGTCTGACCTGCGGCAACTGCACGATGGTCTGCCCCACGTGCTTCTGCGCCACCACCGAGGAGGTCACCGACCTCACCGGTGACCACGAGGAGCGCTGGCAGCGCTGGGACTCCTGCTTCGACCTGGACTTCTCCTACGTCCACGGGGGTCCTGTGCGTTCCTCCGGCCGCAGCCGCTACCGGCAGTGGCTCACCCACAAACTCGGCACCTGGCACGACCAGTTCGACAGCTCCGGCTGTGTGGGCTGCGGCCGCTGCATCGTCTGGTGCCCCGTCGGCATCGACATCACCGAAGAGGTCGAGGCCCTGAAGGAGGAGTCGGAGCGATGA
- a CDS encoding flavodoxin domain-containing protein, whose translation MTVKVLVAYATKNGSTAEIARTITEVLREEGLEAELRPVADVGELQEYDAVVLGSPLYKGQWHKDARRFAKRRREELAQRPVWLFSSGPLDASASERNIPPVPSVRRLLIEIHAKEHATFGGCLTEDARSWAARMIVKAGHGGDFRDVKQISAWAQHVGVTLRGGAAPRREER comes from the coding sequence ATGACCGTCAAGGTGCTCGTCGCCTACGCGACGAAGAACGGGTCCACGGCCGAGATCGCCCGCACCATCACGGAGGTCCTGCGCGAGGAGGGCCTCGAAGCCGAGCTGCGGCCGGTAGCTGACGTCGGCGAACTTCAGGAGTACGACGCCGTCGTCCTCGGCAGTCCCCTCTACAAGGGACAGTGGCACAAGGACGCCCGTCGGTTCGCCAAGCGCCGACGGGAGGAACTCGCCCAGCGGCCGGTATGGCTGTTCAGCAGCGGCCCCCTCGACGCCTCGGCGAGCGAGAGGAACATTCCTCCCGTCCCGTCCGTGCGCCGTCTCCTCATCGAGATCCACGCCAAGGAGCACGCCACGTTCGGCGGCTGCCTCACCGAGGACGCGCGGAGCTGGGCGGCCCGGATGATCGTCAAGGCCGGCCACGGCGGGGACTTCCGGGACGTCAAACAGATCTCCGCCTGGGCGCAGCACGTCGGCGTCACGCTGCGGGGTGGGGCCGCACCGCGGCGGGAGGAGCGCTGA
- a CDS encoding Rv1733c family protein codes for MSASTQPRFRPVAWRWRRNPLRRRSDVVEAWTRLSLGVVALCVAPLTGAFAGLSTYDTTHAEAQRQRAENHVVSATLAEDAPAVSGVDSRTRYPVTVRWTDRGGTAHKATARVTAGAEAGSRTDVWLDAHGRVTAAPMAEDVQWGTAIGVGGAATLVVWVFTGGVRIAVRGVAHRRRMAEWERAWARTEPRWTGSQP; via the coding sequence ATGAGCGCCTCGACACAGCCTCGTTTCCGGCCCGTGGCATGGCGATGGCGGAGGAACCCGCTGCGTCGCCGCAGCGACGTCGTCGAGGCGTGGACGCGGCTGTCGCTGGGGGTCGTGGCGCTGTGCGTCGCTCCCCTGACCGGGGCGTTCGCGGGTCTTTCCACGTACGACACCACGCACGCCGAGGCCCAACGACAACGGGCCGAAAACCACGTCGTGTCGGCCACGCTCGCCGAGGACGCTCCGGCGGTGAGCGGCGTCGACTCCCGGACGCGCTACCCGGTCACGGTGCGCTGGACCGATCGCGGCGGCACGGCGCACAAGGCCACGGCCAGGGTCACGGCAGGCGCCGAGGCGGGCAGCCGGACCGACGTCTGGCTCGACGCCCACGGCAGGGTCACCGCCGCCCCGATGGCCGAAGACGTCCAGTGGGGTACCGCGATCGGCGTGGGCGGCGCCGCGACCCTCGTCGTCTGGGTGTTCACCGGGGGAGTCCGGATCGCCGTACGCGGCGTGGCCCACCGGCGCCGGATGGCCGAGTGGGAGCGGGCCTGGGCGCGGACGGAACCGCGCTGGACGGGCAGCCAGCCCTGA
- a CDS encoding NADH-quinone oxidoreductase subunit B family protein, whose protein sequence is MGAPTLAVFKLASCDGCQLTLLDCEDELLGLAGQMEITHFLEASSAVRPGPYDLTLVEGSVTTPADAERIREIRAASRHLVTIGACATAGGIQALRNFADVEEFTRTVYARPDYIDTLATSTPVSAHVDVDFELRGCPVDRRQLLEVITAYLAGRRPDIPDNSVCFECKRRGTVCVTVAHGTPCLGPVTHAGCGAICPAYGRGCYGCFGPSGSVNLPALIPVLHRDGMDDRDTERFLHTFNTAAFEEESRR, encoded by the coding sequence ATGGGCGCTCCGACGCTCGCCGTGTTCAAGCTCGCCTCCTGCGACGGCTGTCAGCTCACCCTGCTCGACTGCGAGGACGAACTCCTGGGCCTCGCCGGGCAGATGGAGATCACGCACTTCTTGGAGGCCTCCAGCGCCGTGCGCCCGGGCCCCTACGACCTGACGCTGGTCGAGGGCTCCGTCACCACGCCCGCCGACGCCGAGCGGATCCGCGAGATCCGCGCAGCCTCCCGCCACCTGGTGACGATCGGGGCCTGTGCGACGGCCGGCGGCATCCAGGCGCTGCGAAACTTCGCCGACGTCGAGGAGTTCACCCGCACCGTCTACGCGCGCCCCGACTACATCGACACACTCGCCACCTCCACCCCGGTCTCCGCGCATGTGGACGTCGACTTCGAGCTGCGCGGCTGCCCCGTCGACCGCCGCCAACTCCTGGAGGTCATCACCGCGTACCTGGCGGGCCGCAGGCCGGACATCCCCGACAACAGCGTGTGCTTCGAGTGCAAGCGGCGCGGCACGGTCTGCGTGACCGTCGCCCACGGCACCCCCTGCCTCGGCCCGGTCACCCACGCCGGATGCGGAGCGATCTGCCCGGCCTACGGACGCGGCTGCTACGGCTGCTTCGGTCCCTCCGGGTCGGTGAACCTGCCCGCGCTGATCCCGGTGCTGCACCGCGACGGCATGGACGACCGCGACACCGAGCGCTTCCTGCACACCTTCAACACCGCGGCGTTCGAAGAGGAGTCGCGCCGATGA
- a CDS encoding Ni/Fe hydrogenase subunit alpha, which translates to MTHRGSRVLHVGSLSRVEGEGALHLSVHDGTVTRAQLRIYEPPRFFEAFLRGRSYAEPPDITARVCGICPVAYQLSACAAIENACGITVDPALRVLRRLLYCGEWIESQTLHIYLLHAPDFLGCDSAIELARTARGHVERGLRLKQAGNAILELLGGRAIHPVNVRIGGFHRVPTVAELRPLAGQLERALDDAWQTVEWVSGFEFPDAEVDADLFALAEPETYAIETGTPAVLRADSDTPNLFPLHTFLDRVREEHLPHSTALHATLDGRRHLTGSLARFAISGRWLSRTAVRAARAAGLGDPRAGVFSRNPYRSILVRAVEVVYAVDEALRIIRAYERPRRPYTEVPATAGTGHGATEAPRGLLYHRYVLDAEGTVTDARLVPPTAQNQGAIEDDLRRTAQRAITQSDIEDEELTRLCERAIRNHDPCISCSTHFLDLTVDRT; encoded by the coding sequence ATGACGCACCGCGGCTCCCGCGTCCTGCACGTCGGCTCGCTCTCCCGGGTCGAGGGCGAAGGCGCGCTGCACCTGAGCGTCCACGACGGGACGGTCACCCGGGCGCAGCTGCGGATCTACGAGCCACCACGATTCTTCGAGGCGTTCCTGCGGGGCAGGTCGTACGCCGAACCGCCGGACATCACCGCCCGGGTGTGCGGAATCTGCCCGGTCGCCTATCAGTTGAGCGCGTGCGCCGCGATCGAGAACGCCTGCGGGATCACGGTCGACCCGGCCCTGCGCGTGCTGCGGCGGCTGTTGTACTGCGGCGAGTGGATCGAGAGCCAGACCCTGCACATCTACCTCCTGCACGCCCCCGACTTCCTCGGCTGCGACAGCGCCATCGAGCTGGCGCGGACCGCCCGCGGGCACGTCGAACGGGGCCTGCGCCTGAAGCAGGCGGGCAACGCGATCCTCGAACTCCTGGGCGGCCGCGCCATCCATCCGGTCAACGTCCGTATCGGCGGCTTCCACCGCGTCCCGACAGTGGCGGAACTCAGGCCGCTGGCAGGCCAGTTGGAGCGAGCCCTGGACGATGCCTGGCAGACCGTCGAGTGGGTGTCCGGCTTCGAGTTCCCCGATGCCGAGGTGGACGCTGACCTGTTCGCGCTCGCGGAACCGGAGACGTACGCCATCGAGACCGGTACCCCCGCCGTCCTGCGGGCCGACAGCGACACACCGAACCTCTTCCCGCTCCACACCTTCCTGGACCGAGTGCGCGAGGAACACCTCCCGCACTCCACGGCCCTGCACGCCACCCTCGACGGGCGCCGCCACCTCACCGGATCGCTGGCCCGCTTCGCCATCAGCGGCCGATGGCTGTCCCGTACGGCGGTGCGGGCCGCCCGCGCCGCCGGGCTCGGCGATCCGCGCGCGGGAGTGTTCTCCCGCAATCCGTACCGGTCGATCCTGGTCCGGGCCGTCGAGGTCGTGTACGCCGTCGACGAAGCGCTGCGGATCATCAGGGCGTACGAGCGGCCGCGGCGCCCGTACACGGAAGTCCCGGCCACCGCGGGCACCGGCCACGGCGCGACGGAGGCCCCGCGCGGACTCCTCTACCACCGCTACGTGCTGGACGCGGAAGGCACCGTCACCGACGCCCGCCTCGTACCGCCCACCGCGCAGAACCAGGGCGCCATCGAGGACGACCTGCGCCGCACCGCCCAGCGCGCGATCACCCAAAGCGACATCGAGGACGAGGAGTTGACGCGGCTGTGCGAGCGCGCCATCCGCAACCACGACCCGTGCATCTCCTGCTCCACACACTTCCTCGACCTGACCGTCGACCGCACCTGA
- a CDS encoding FAD/NAD(P)-binding protein yields MTAVPVPYRVVARWAETPDTATLRLEPVGEPLPAFVPGQFAMVWAFGRGEIPLSVSAIPTTGGLAHTVRSVGAVSEGLYAAEVGDVLGLRGPYGTGWNLEKAIGQDLVVVAGGIGLAPLRPLVRDAQADPKPYGRLNLLVGARTPADLMAKTETRLWRTAYTGVTVDRPDSHWAGAIGVVTNLLDRARFTPSATTAFVCGPEPMIRATARDLLQRGVPADRIRVSLERNMRCATGHCGHCQLGPLLLCRDGPVVGWDRAEPLLYVREL; encoded by the coding sequence ATGACCGCCGTGCCGGTTCCCTACCGGGTCGTCGCCCGCTGGGCGGAGACACCGGACACGGCCACCCTGCGCCTGGAGCCGGTCGGGGAACCGCTGCCCGCCTTCGTGCCGGGGCAGTTCGCGATGGTCTGGGCGTTCGGCCGGGGCGAGATCCCGCTCTCGGTCAGCGCCATCCCCACCACGGGAGGCCTCGCGCACACGGTCCGCAGCGTGGGCGCCGTCTCCGAAGGGCTGTACGCCGCCGAAGTCGGCGACGTACTCGGACTGCGCGGCCCCTACGGCACCGGCTGGAACCTGGAGAAGGCCATCGGGCAGGACCTCGTGGTCGTGGCGGGCGGCATCGGGCTCGCTCCGCTGCGCCCTCTCGTCCGGGACGCGCAGGCCGACCCGAAACCGTACGGCCGCCTGAACCTCCTGGTGGGCGCACGCACCCCCGCCGACCTGATGGCCAAGACCGAGACCCGGCTGTGGAGGACCGCGTACACGGGAGTGACCGTCGACCGGCCCGACAGCCACTGGGCGGGCGCGATCGGCGTCGTCACGAACCTCCTCGACCGGGCGCGGTTCACGCCGAGCGCAACCACCGCGTTCGTCTGCGGACCCGAGCCGATGATCAGGGCGACCGCCCGGGACCTGCTCCAGCGGGGCGTGCCCGCAGACCGGATCCGGGTCTCCCTGGAGCGCAACATGCGGTGCGCGACCGGACACTGCGGTCACTGCCAGCTGGGCCCGCTGCTGCTGTGCCGAGACGGCCCCGTGGTCGGCTGGGACCGTGCCGAACCCCTCCTCTACGTGCGGGAGTTATGA
- a CDS encoding Crp/Fnr family transcriptional regulator, whose product MSNTTTMMSAIPTEHRKRLMRIARDVAFPAGTRMFEEGGHADRFWIIRTGSVILDMHVPGRRSPAIETLGHGELVGWSWLFPPYVWQLGAVAQSPVRADEYDALAVRLMCDDDPELGAVVGQWVGRVLAHRLQAARTRLLDLYAPYGSGSGARG is encoded by the coding sequence ATGAGCAACACCACCACCATGATGAGCGCCATACCCACCGAGCACCGCAAGCGGCTGATGCGCATCGCGCGGGACGTGGCCTTCCCCGCCGGGACGCGGATGTTCGAGGAGGGCGGGCACGCCGACCGGTTCTGGATCATCCGCACCGGCTCGGTCATCCTGGACATGCACGTGCCCGGCCGCCGCTCGCCGGCGATCGAGACCCTCGGCCACGGCGAACTGGTCGGCTGGTCCTGGCTGTTCCCGCCCTACGTGTGGCAGCTCGGCGCCGTGGCGCAGAGCCCCGTGCGGGCCGACGAGTACGACGCACTCGCGGTCCGGCTGATGTGCGACGACGACCCGGAGCTCGGCGCGGTCGTCGGCCAGTGGGTGGGCCGCGTGCTCGCCCACCGCCTGCAGGCCGCGAGGACCCGCCTCCTCGATCTGTACGCCCCCTACGGCAGCGGAAGCGGCGCGCGGGGATGA